The Hugenholtzia roseola DSM 9546 genome segment AACATTTCCTCTCGCAATGCCAAAGATTTCGCCTCACGCCTAACCGAAACAGATTTCGAGCTAATTGCCCTAATGGACTCGATTCAGGGGGAAGCGGTTTTTCGGAAATTTGCCCAACGCAACCGTAGGGAATATAGCTTTGACTTCTTTTTTCGCGTCTATGACCCCAAAAAGGGCGATACGAATTTGCAAAAAATGATTGCCCAATTTGTAGAAGATAAAAAAGCCCAAATACTAAGCAAATTAAAAGGCAAACTAATTTTTGTGATGGGAAACGAAAATCCCACACACAAGCCTATCAAGATGGCAGAAACGCCTGCTTCTATCTTGTTTCATTTTTTTAAAAATCAGGAGAATACGCATTACTTTCCCACGATAAAATACGACGGGAAAAAGCTGGAATTTAGGCAGCGCAAAGATGCTTTTTTGATATGCACACAGCCCGCGTGGTTGCTTTTAGATGATACTTTGTACCATTTTGAAAAGCATGTAGATGGCAATAAACTCAAACCCTTTTTGCAGAAAAAGTTTATCGTCATTCCAAAAAATTTGGAAAGTGAATATTATCAGAAATTTGTTGCGCCGCTCATTTCACAATATGATGTCCATGCCGAAGGCTTCAAAATCATAGACGAGCAAGTTGCGCTCAATCCTGTTTTGAAGATGGAAGTGCATACCCAGACGGCAGTGGCACTTTTTGGCGGACAAAATAGCGATTCGAGCCACGATTATCTCACCTTCGAACTCTATTTCAAATATGGCGATAAGCTCTTTACAAGGGTAGAAAACAATGAACAAAATAGTGTAGTTTTGGAAAAAAAAGGCGAGGAGCAGTATGTTTTCAGGAAATTTAGACGACAGATAAAATTAGAAAAAGAAATCATTAAAAGCATTTCTACCGAAAACAAAAACTTCTACAACGACAAAATCATCTTCACCTACCAAGAAGGCTTCGAATGGCTTTATCAGAAACGGCACATTTTTGAGCAGTATCAGATGGAAGTATTGCAGTCGCCTGCCCAAAAGAAGCGATTTTTCTTAGGCAAGTCTAAAATAAATTTAGAATTTAAAGAAAATAGAGATTGGTTTGATGTGCGTGCCAAAGTCTATTTCGGAGAGTTTGAGATTCCCTTTCTGGCGTTGCGCAATTTGATTTTAGAGAAACAAAATGAATATCGCCTGCCCAATGGTGAAATTGCCGTCATTCCGCAAGAATGGTTTGCACAATACACCGACTTGTTTAACTTTATACAAAAAGCCAAACATATTAGCGAAGAAAGCGAACATATCCTACAAAAACACCACATTGCCTTAGTCAAGGAATTAGAGGAGGGAAATTTAGCCTCTGTCGTGATGAGTAGGAAGTTAGAATCTTTAAAGGATTTTGAAAAGATTGAAGACTATCCGCTGCCACAAAACTTCAAAGGACAACTGCGCCCCTATCAAAAGGCGGGCTATAATTGGATGCGCTTTTTGCAAGAATACCACTTGGGCGGCTGCTTGGCAGACGACATGGGTTTGGGCAAGACCGTACAGACCTTAGCCCTTTTGCAGGAATTTCGCGAGCGCAACGAGAAAGCCACTTCGCTCCTTGTGATGCCTACTTCCCTGCTCTATAATTGGGCAGTAGAAGCAAAAAAGTTTACACCCGACATAAAAGTTTGTACTTATACAGGAACAGATAGAAATAAAGACATTTCTTATTTTGCCCAATACGACCTTATCCTGACCACTTATGGCATTGCGCGTATTGATATAGACGCGCTCAAAAACTTTTATTTTGATTACATCATCTTAGACGAATCGCAAACGATAAAAAATCCTGCCTCGCATACGGCACGTGCAGTGCGCGAATTGAAGGCGCGTTACAAACTTATCCTGACGGGTACGCCCATAGAAAACACAACCTTAGACCTTTGGTCGCAAATGAATTTTGTCAATCATGGGCTTTTGGGCAATCAGAGCTTTTTTAGAGAAGAATTTTTACTGCCCATAGAAAAGCGAAACGACGCGGCGAAATTGCAAAAATTACAGACCATTATCAAGCCCTTTATCTTGCGCCGTACCAAAAAGCAGGTAGCGCAAGATTTGCCCGAAAAGATAGAAAATCTACAATACTGCCCCATGACAACCGAGCAGGAGCAAGTTTATGAAAGTACAAAATCTTCCTTTCGCAACAAAATCTTACACGAGATTGATGAAAAAGGGATTCAAGCCTCTCAAATTTTACTCTTGCAGGGTCTTACCCTTTTGCGCCAGATTGCCAATCACCCGCGCCTAACAGACCCTACCTATCTACATTCTTCGGGTAAGATGGAAGCCGTTTGGGAAAAGCTACAAGAGGTAGTAAGCGAAGGTCATAAGGTATTGATTTTCAGCCAATTTGTAAAGCATCTGACCCTTATGCGCGAACTTTTAGATGGCGAAAAAGTGCGTTATGCCTACTTAGATGGTAGCACCAAAGACCGCCAAAAAGAAGTGGAAACCTTCCAGAACGACAAAGATACCTTAGTATTTTTGCTTTCTATCAAAGCAGGCGGCGTAGGGCTTAATCTTACCGCTGCCGAATATGTTTTCATTTTAGACCCTTGGTGGAATCCTGCCGTAGAAGCACAGGCGATAGATAGGGCGCATAGAATTGGACAAAAAAATAGCGTTTTTGTCTATAAATTTATTACGCAAAATAGCGTAGAAGAAAAGATTTTAGCCCTGCAACAGGAAAAAATGGCACTTTCCGACGACCTTATCACGATTGAGGAAAACTTTGTCAAGCGTTTGGGCAGAGGCGATATCGAGGCTCTTTTGGGATAGGTTTTCATTTTTCAAATGTCCTTTCTATCAATTTCAAAAATTAGGGACAAGACACTGCCTTTTCCGAAAGGCGTTGCCTTGTCCCTACCCAAAATTTGATTTTTTTATCGTCTTAGTCTTTTTGCTGCCTTTCTGCCAAATAGACAAATTCGAGGGTTTGCGCTAAAACACTTTCTAAATCATCGAGGGCAATCATATTAGCTCCGTCGGAAAGGGCTTTGTCGGGATTGGGGTGCGTTTCTACAAAAAAACCACGTACTCCCATAGCGGCGGCGGCTTTTGCGAAAAAAGGCGCGTAGTAGCGATTGCCACCACTTTTGCCCTCTGCGCCGCCCGGTTTCTGCACCGCATGGGTCATGTCCATGACGGTAGGATAACCCAAAGTTTGCATTTCGATAAGATTTCGAAAATCTACTACCAAATCGTTGTTTCCATAGGCATTGCCTCGCTCGGTGAGCAAAATTTGGGTATTGCCCGAATCAGCCACCTTTTGAGCAGGATAGCGCATGTCCTTTCCAGAAAGAAATTGTGCCTTTTTGATATTGACAATGCGCCCTGTCTGTGCAGCCGCCACTAAAAGGTCGGTTTGGCGGCATAAAAAAGCAGGAATTTGCAGTATATCCGCCACTTTTCCCACTTCGGCAGCCTGATGCGATTCGTGAATATCGGTAACAATCGGCAACTGATAACGCGCCTTCACCGCCGCCAACGCTTCTAAGCCCTTTTCATACCCAATCCCTCGAAAAGAATGAATAGAGGTGCGATTCGCCTTATCAAAAGAGGCTTTGAAGATATAAACAAAACCTAACTTTTCGGAAATTGCCTTCACTTTTTCGGCTACTTCAAAAAGCAAATCGGCACTTTCTATCACACAAGGACCTGAAAGTACGAAAGGGCGATTTTTAATTTGTTCAAATAATGGCATCATATCATTTTAGAAAAAGAGAGAATTTTTTGCCGCTGTCTGCGCCCAGACAAATGACATCATAACAAGGACATCATACCAGCGACATCGCAAACGATTGTAGCGGCACTTTTAAGCTACGCCAAATTTTTTCTGTTGGTGGGGCAGCGTTTGGGGTGCTTTGTTGATGCCTACATGCTTTTCTATGAAGGCTTGGATGTCGGCAATAGAATGTTCTTCGGTAAATTGAAGGGGCTTTTTGAAAGTTACAGAAAGCTGCACGCCTCTTTTTTTGAAAAAGAGTCCTTTTTTATCAAAGGCACGTCTGAAACCGTCTATTTCGACAGGCACGACAATGGGCTTGAATTGGTGAATCAGGTGCGCCGCTCCCTTTCGGACAGGCGCGAAGGCTTTGGTAGTGCCTTGTGGAAAGGTTACGACCCAGCCATATTCTAAGGCTTGTTTGATTTTATCGGGCGCATTTCGGTCTGCCCCGCGCTGCACTTCTTCGCCTGCGGCTCGCCAGCTCCTTCTGACCGTAACCGCTCCTGCATAAGACAAGATGCGCGGCAGCCAGCCACTTTGCAACATGGTTTCTTCGGCAGCCACATAAAAAGTTTTGACGCGCGGCAGGAAGAGATAAATTGGCAGATTGATGTTGGTAAAACGCCATTTGACGCTGCAAAAGATATGGTAGAGTGCCATTACGTCTGCATAGTAGGTCTGATGGTTTGAGATAAAGAGTACATTTTTGGTAGGCAGGTCTAAAAGATGCTCTGCGCCCACTACTTTCATTTGGTTGATGATATTGAAGCGGCTATAAGTAGCCAGCCCCGCCAAACCGATAAGGGCGCGTTTGAGGATAATGATATTGCCGAAGGGGTCTTTTCTGATAAGTTTGAGCTTGGTTTTGGGGAGCTTGATGTGCGGTAGGTAGCCCCAGATGCCTTTTTTTCGCTGCCTTTGGGCGGAAAAAAGTTTCCTACGTCTAAAGGTTTTGGAATTGCGGGCGTTGGCTTGGGGCTGTGGCTCGTCAGGAGTTTTCATAAAAAAGTAGGTATTTTTTGAAGTCTGTTGTTTGGGAAATGGCAGGCTTTTCGCGCCGTTTTTTTTTACAAAGATACGCTTTTTACGACAAAACCCTAAGCATTTGCAGGTGCTTAGGGTTTTTTAAGGCGGGTTTTTTAGGGTTTCAAAAGAAGATTTTGAAAGCCCCTTCAAGAAGGTTTTACGACTGCGTTACGGTAGCTTTGGGTGCGCCTGCCAAAATTTCGTCGTTGGCGAAATCTGCATATTTCTCGAAATTCTTGACAAAGGCGTTGGCTAAGGCGTTGGCTTGCTGGTCGTAATCGGCAGGATTTGCCCAAGTTTTGCGCGGATTGAGAATCTGTGTAGGCACTTCGGGGCAAGTGGTAGGCATCTGAACGCCAAAGATGGGGTGTTCTTCATAGCTTACCTTTTCCAGACTTCCGTTGAGGGCAGCCGTAATCATAGCACGTGTAAAGGGCAATTTCATGCGTGAGCCTACGCCATGTCCGCCACCTGTCCAGCCTGTATTGACAAGCCAAACATTGACGCTATTTTCTTCCATCTTTCTGCCAAGCATTTCGGCGTATTTGGTAGGGTGCAAAGGCAGGAAGGCTGCACCGAAGCAAGCGGAAAAAGTCTTTTGTGGGTCTGTAACGCCCATTTCTGTACCTGCGATTTTGGCGGTGTAGCCCGAAATGAAGTGGTACATGGCTTGTCCCTTGCTCAATTTTGAGATAGGAGGCAAAACGCCGTAAGCGTCACAGGTTAGGAAGAAGATATTTTTGGGAATCGCGCCTACGGAAGGCTCTACGGCGTTGTCGATGTAGTGGATAGGATAGGCAGCGCGTGTATTTTCGGTTACGCTATTATTGGTATAATCCACTTGGCGCGTGCCTTCATAGAAGCGCGTATTTTCTACCAACGTTCCAAATTTGATGGCGTGCCAGATTTGGGGTTCTTTCTCCTCGGTCAAATCAATTACTTTGGCATAGCAGCCACCCTCGAAATTGAAAACCCCTTTGTCTGTCCAGCCATGTTCGTCGTCGCCGATAAGGGGACGGTTAGGGTCGGCAGAAAGCGTTGTTTTGCCTGTTCCCGAAAGCCCGAAAAAGATAGCCGTATCGCCGTCTTGTCCAATATTTGCGCTACAGTGCATAGAAAGCACGCCACGCTCCTGCGGCAAGAGGTAGTTGAGGATAGAAAAAATACTTTTTTTCATTTCGCCTGTGTAGGCAGTTCCACCGATAAGGATAATTTTGCGCGTGAAATTGATAATAGCAAAATTGCCTTGTCGTGTGCCATCTACAGCAGGGTCGGCGAAAAAGTCGGGGTTTTGGATAATGGTAAAATCAGGTCTGTGTGCCTTCAACTCTTCCACCGTCGGGCGCATAAAGAGGTTGTTGCAGAAAAGATTTGCCCAAGCTGTGGTATTGACCACACGAATATTGAGGCGATATTCAGGGTCTGCCCCTGCAAAGGCATCGCGCACAAACAACTCTCTGCCTTTTAAGCTCTGTATCATTTTTTCATACAAAGCATCGAACTTTTCAGGTGAGAAGGCAATGTTTATATCGCCCCACCAAACGGTATTTTCGGTTTTGGCATCTCTGACGATAAAACGGTCTTTGGGAGAACGCCCTGTAAATTTGCCCGTATCGCACATCAAAGCACCTGTGTCGGTCAGAGTTGCGCCTTCACTACGGACTGCTCTTTCAATCAGTTCGGCAGCCGATAGATTCCAATACACCTTGGCAGCCTCTGTAATACCTAACTCTGCTATGCCGCTAAGGGCAGATTTGACTCCTTGTTCTTGCATTGTTTGAAGTGATAATGAGTTGTTGGAACGATTTTATGGGAATGGGTAGAAATGCGTTGGCTAACAAATGGACAGACCACCCCAAGAAGCCCTTTGAAAAGGAACTGCGGCTTAGTGGGGCAATTTTCTCTACGTTTTTTCTGCCGCCTCTTTTCCTTACGAAAGAAACGCCATTGGAAAGGAAGCAATAGGAAAAGACGAAGAAGATTTTTTTTATACTTTTCGTATAAAGAGTTTGATTTTTTTGATTTTTCGGAGTTTTGTCTTTTTGTACGCAGAGTCGGAAAAAATGTTGAGTCCGCTACTTTTATAGCAAGCAGCACCGCACAAACGCTCGCAAAAAGGCTATAAGTTGCTTGCTGATAAGCCGTATATGCACACAAAGCCCTGCCAAATTCCTGAATATCAAGAGTCTGTATTTTGAGCGTGGCAAAACGGAAGGCGCAAATTGCGGAGAGCATCGTCAAATACAAAATGTGAAACAAAGGCAGTTTTCTACCGCAAAGTTACGAAACTTTTAACAATACCAAACCCTGCAAGACAAAAAGCCCAAAATTTAGACCGCGCAAAAGGCTTTTGTCCCATACAAGGTAAGAACGGTAGCGAAAGCGTAGTAAAAGTTAGCTACTTGACCCTCTGGCAAACAAAAATGCAAATCCTCTAACAAAGTTTGTGCAAACTCTGTTAGAGGATTTTTATTGGGATAGGCTATCCGAAAGGCTTAATAAACGTGCTGTCCGCCGTTGATGGCAAAGTTTGCACCCGTAACGAAGCCTGCCATATCAGAGGCAAGATAGGCGATTAAGTGCGCAATCTCTTCGGGCGTACCCAATCTGCCCACAGGAATCCCCTCGATGATTTGGTTGCGGATTTCCTCCTTTACCGCCATCACCATATCGGTTGCGATATAGCCGGGCGAAATGGTATTAACCGTAATGCCTTTGCGGGCTACTTCCATAGCCAAACTTTTGGTAAGCCCATGCATACCCGCTTTGGCGGCACTATAATTGACCTGTCCAAACTGCCCACGCTGCCCATTGACCGAAGAAACATTGACAATTCTGCCATAGCCGCTGGTGAGCATGTCTTCAATCGCCATTCTACAACAGTTGAAGACGCTGGTTAGGTCGGTATCGATGACATCTTTCCACTGCTCGAAGGACATCTTGCGAAAGCTGCCATCGCGCGTAATGCCTGCATTATTGACTAAGATATCCACTGTGCCTACTCTGCGTTTGATTTCTTCAAACATTTTGGTTACGGCATCAAAGTCGGACACATCAGCTTTTACCAAAGGCAAATCATAGCCGTCGCGTTTGAGGCTTTCATTCCACTCTTCAGCCTTGTCGCGGCTGCGATATTGCGCCACTACGATATAGCCCTCGTCGTGCAGTTTCTTGCAAATTGATGTGCCAATGCCACCTGTTGCACCTGTAACTAAGGCGACCATTTTTTCTTTGTTGTTATCCATTGTGTTGGGAAGTTTGCCGATATGAAAATAAGGATTAAGCAGATACAAAACTAATAGAATCTTTGGGAAAAGCAAGCCAAAGGCGGGAAAAAATTAAAATTTAGCCTCTTTTCAAATAAATATACCGATTTTGTGCTGCAAAAAGTCCTAAAAATCAGAAAATAGAAAAAGCAGGAAGCCCTTTTTCCGCTTTCCTACTTCGCTTTTAGGAAAACTTATTTGGTTCGCCTGCGTTAGAAATTAAAGTTTATGACCTTGTAAACCCTTAGGGTTTGGCGTTGTAGAAGTGGAAAGCCACCAAAAGCCTTTTGAAAACAAGCGGCTGCGTGTTATCTTTACCTGCCCTATTTCACCTCAATTTTTAACTTCATGCACTCCTCCCAATCAGACCTCAAAAACCTTTCGCCTCAAGAAAAAGAAAATGCCTCCTCTATGCTCCTTTTATTAGGGGCAGGCTTGCTCACGATTATTCTGTGGAACGTCCCTTATGGGCAATTTATCCTCTATCCTTTCACCATTTTGGGAACTTGGTTTCATGAAATGGGGCATGGACTAACGGCAATGTTGGTAGGCGGCACTTTCCACAAATTAGAACTGTATCCCAATGGTTCGGGCGTAGCTTATAGCTCGTTAGCCGAAGGCTCGCGCTTGGGAAGGGCTGCCACTGCCGCAGGCGGACTTATTGCGCCTGCCCTTTTCGGGGTCTTGCTCATCATTTTAGGAAAGAAACGCAAATGGGCAAAAGCGGGCTTGTTAGGCTTAGGGGGCTTTATCTTACTTTCGGTACTTATCTGGGTGCGCTCGCTTTTTGGCTTCGGCATCATGACCCTTTTAGGAGCTGCCATCATCACCATTGCCGTAAAGGGCAAAGATGGACTTCGCTTTTTTATGGTGCAATTTTTAGGCATACAGGCTTGGGCAAGCATGTATATGAGCGTAGATTATATGTTTTCAGATAAAGCCCACGTAGGCGGCGCGGTACATCTTTCCGATACTGCCGCGATTGCAGACCAACTCTTCCTACCTTATTGGGTCTGGGGAGGCTTGATTTCCATTTTCGCTATCCTGCTGCTTTTGGTCAGTCTTTGGGTTGCTTTTAGAAAGGGATAAGCACCGCTTTTTAGAGAGAGCCAACTAAAAAATCGAATGATAAAAAATCTAACCCCTCTGGTGGGGTTAGATTTTTTAGTTTTGGTCTTGACGTTGTTGCAACGGTTAGAACCTTAAAAAAGCATTTTGAGAGAATTTGACACGAAATAAAATTTGGCTTAAAACCCGTTTTTATTTCAATCAAAATTAGGACAAGGCAATGCCTTGTCCCTACAAAAAACTACGCCAATTCTTTATCTACTACCTCGATAAAGTAGCGGATAAATTCATCTATGGACATCGTACCCAAATCGCCTTCGCCTTTTTTGCGAATTGCGATTTTGCCTTCTTCGGCTTCTTTTTCGCCTACAATAAGCATGTAAGGCGTTTTGGCAACTTCGGCATCACGGATTTTTCTACCAATTTTTTCGCCTCGCTCATCAATAGAGCCACGTAGGTCTTGGGCTTTCAGACGGCGCAAAACTTGCTGTGCGTAATCGTGAAAACGCTCGGAAATAGGCAAAATCGTGAACTGTTCGGGCGCAAGCCAAATGGGGAAATTGCCCGCTGTGTTTTCTATCAGAATCGCCACAAAACGCTCCATCGAACCAAAAGGCGCACGATGAATCATAACAGGGCGGTGGGGCTTGTTGTCTGAACCCATGTATTCGAGTTCGAAGCGTTCGGGTAGGTTGTAATCTACCTGAATCGTACCCAACTGCCACTTTCTACCCAAAGCGTCGCGCACCATAAAGTCTAATTTGGGACCATAGAAGGCTGCCTCGCCATACTCTATGCGCGTTTTGAGTCCTTTTTCTTCGGCGGCTTCTTTGATTTGCCTTTCGGCTAAATCCCAAAGCTCGTCTTTGCCTACATATTTGGTCTTATTTTCGGGGTCGCGCAAAGAAACCTGCGCTTCATAGTCTTGAAAACCAAATACTTTAAAGACATACAAGACCAAATCGATGACATTTTTAAATTCTTCTTTCACCTGTTCGGGGGTGCAGAAAAGGTGCGCATCATCTTGGGTAAAGCCCCTAACGCGCGTCAAGCCATGCAGTTCGCCCGACTGTTCGTAACGATAGACTGTGCCAAATTCTGCCAAACGCAACGGCAAATCACGATAAGAGCGGGGGCGCGACTTGTAAATCTCGCAATGATGTGGGCAGTTCATTGGTTTGAGGAAAAACTCCTCGCCTTCGGCAGGGGTTTTGATGGGCTGAAAGGAATCTGCACCGTATTTTTCGTAATGCCCCGAAGTGATGTAGAGGTTTTTATGCCCAATATGAGGCGTAACAACAGGGTCGTAGCCACGCTTGATTTGCTCTTTTCTCAAAAATTGTTCTAACCTTTCGCGCAAAAGCGTACCCTTTGGCAACCAAAGTGGCAAGCCTAAACCTACGCGCTCGGAAAAAGTAAAGAGTTCCAACTCTTTGCCCAACTTTCTGTGGTCGCGTTTTTTGGCTTCTTCCAATTTTTCCAAATACTCTTTCAATTCCTTTTCTTTTGGAAAGGAAATGCCATAGATGCGCGTTAGCTGTTGGCGTTTTTCGTCGCCACGCCAGTATGCGCCTGCTACATTGGTGAGCTTGACGGCTTTAATCGCACCCGTATTGGGAATGTGCGGACCGCGGCAGAGGTCGGTAAAATTGCCTTGTGTGTAAAAGGTGATGCTTCCTTCTTCGAGTCCTTCTAAAAGTTCGAGCTTGTAGGGGTCATTTTTTTGGGTAAAATAAGCAACCGCCTCCGTTTTGGAAATTTCTTTGCGAATGTAATCGCTTTTTTGTTTGGCTAATTCTGCCATCTTTGCCTCTATTTTGGGCAAGTCGTCGGAAGAAAAAGGTGCGCCGCCAAAATCCACATCATAGTAAAAGCCATTTTCTATGGGCGGACCGATGGCAAATTTTACGTTTTGGTAGAGCGCTTCGAGAGCTTCTGCTAAAAGGTGCGCCGAAGAGTGCCAGAAAGCCATTTTGCCGCCTTCGTCGTTCCAGGTCAGGAGTTTCAAAGTGGCTTGTGCAGGCAGTGGGCGCGTCAGGTCGACGATTTGACCATTGACCTCAGCGGCTAATACATTTCTTGCCAAGCCTTCGCTGATGCTTTTAGCAACATCGAGGGCGTTAGTTCCCTGCGGATACGGGCGCAAAGAACCGTCAGGTAGCGAAACCTTGATTTCTTGTGTCGTTTGCATAAACTTTTCACCCATGGATACAAAGCATGGGTACTTTTTTAGATGACCTTTTTAGATAATAAAACCAAAAACAAAGGTAAGGATTTTTTTGGAAGCAGGGCAGGCAAGACAAAGGATTTTCTACCAATGTAGGGACAACGCATCACGTTGTCCCAGCTATGCAGGAATGAACCAACCCTGTTTTTCAATTTTGCCCTGCGGACAAGGCTATGGACAAGGCAGTGCCTTTTCCCTACATGCGAGCCTAATTTTTAGAATCTAACAGCAATGCCCTTTGAGCGAAAGGCAGGGCGGGGGTTCAGCCCTTTGGTGCAAAATGGTAAAAGTTTTTCCAAAATCAGGGCGCACAGACGGAAAACTTTTGGGTATTCGTACATTTTTTTTTACTTTTGCAAGCCTATTTAGCGAAAAAAAATGCACAAAAGGCGGCAATTCTAACTACTCAAAATCATGAGCCAAACGCAAAACACGACCAACCAAATCAAGGCAGTAAGCGAAGTAGAAGCCTTGAAAAAACATTTCCCACACTATTTTGATAAAGACGGAAAGTTCGATTTTGAGAAATTTAGAGCCAACCTCGAACAAAAAGAGGTCAATTTTTCGGCAGAAAGCTACCGCTTAGAGTGGCTCGGAAAAAGCTATGCCAGGCTTTTGGCAAGCGACGCAGCCACGACCCTATTGAAGCCCAACAGCCTACACAATAGCCAACAACAAAACGCACAAAACCTGCTTCTGAAAGGCGACAACCTCGAAGTGCTAAAACATTTGGCGCAAGCCTATTACCAAAAGGTAAAGATGATTTA includes the following:
- a CDS encoding DEAD/DEAH box helicase, which codes for MDVFPNKPFQIVYALFHHEYLGYLFESFVVQLDGQNRLTLAYQNISSRNAKDFASRLTETDFELIALMDSIQGEAVFRKFAQRNRREYSFDFFFRVYDPKKGDTNLQKMIAQFVEDKKAQILSKLKGKLIFVMGNENPTHKPIKMAETPASILFHFFKNQENTHYFPTIKYDGKKLEFRQRKDAFLICTQPAWLLLDDTLYHFEKHVDGNKLKPFLQKKFIVIPKNLESEYYQKFVAPLISQYDVHAEGFKIIDEQVALNPVLKMEVHTQTAVALFGGQNSDSSHDYLTFELYFKYGDKLFTRVENNEQNSVVLEKKGEEQYVFRKFRRQIKLEKEIIKSISTENKNFYNDKIIFTYQEGFEWLYQKRHIFEQYQMEVLQSPAQKKRFFLGKSKINLEFKENRDWFDVRAKVYFGEFEIPFLALRNLILEKQNEYRLPNGEIAVIPQEWFAQYTDLFNFIQKAKHISEESEHILQKHHIALVKELEEGNLASVVMSRKLESLKDFEKIEDYPLPQNFKGQLRPYQKAGYNWMRFLQEYHLGGCLADDMGLGKTVQTLALLQEFRERNEKATSLLVMPTSLLYNWAVEAKKFTPDIKVCTYTGTDRNKDISYFAQYDLILTTYGIARIDIDALKNFYFDYIILDESQTIKNPASHTARAVRELKARYKLILTGTPIENTTLDLWSQMNFVNHGLLGNQSFFREEFLLPIEKRNDAAKLQKLQTIIKPFILRRTKKQVAQDLPEKIENLQYCPMTTEQEQVYESTKSSFRNKILHEIDEKGIQASQILLLQGLTLLRQIANHPRLTDPTYLHSSGKMEAVWEKLQEVVSEGHKVLIFSQFVKHLTLMRELLDGEKVRYAYLDGSTKDRQKEVETFQNDKDTLVFLLSIKAGGVGLNLTAAEYVFILDPWWNPAVEAQAIDRAHRIGQKNSVFVYKFITQNSVEEKILALQQEKMALSDDLITIEENFVKRLGRGDIEALLG
- the kdsA gene encoding 3-deoxy-8-phosphooctulonate synthase; amino-acid sequence: MMPLFEQIKNRPFVLSGPCVIESADLLFEVAEKVKAISEKLGFVYIFKASFDKANRTSIHSFRGIGYEKGLEALAAVKARYQLPIVTDIHESHQAAEVGKVADILQIPAFLCRQTDLLVAAAQTGRIVNIKKAQFLSGKDMRYPAQKVADSGNTQILLTERGNAYGNNDLVVDFRNLIEMQTLGYPTVMDMTHAVQKPGGAEGKSGGNRYYAPFFAKAAAAMGVRGFFVETHPNPDKALSDGANMIALDDLESVLAQTLEFVYLAERQQKD
- a CDS encoding lysophospholipid acyltransferase family protein, giving the protein MKTPDEPQPQANARNSKTFRRRKLFSAQRQRKKGIWGYLPHIKLPKTKLKLIRKDPFGNIIILKRALIGLAGLATYSRFNIINQMKVVGAEHLLDLPTKNVLFISNHQTYYADVMALYHIFCSVKWRFTNINLPIYLFLPRVKTFYVAAEETMLQSGWLPRILSYAGAVTVRRSWRAAGEEVQRGADRNAPDKIKQALEYGWVVTFPQGTTKAFAPVRKGAAHLIHQFKPIVVPVEIDGFRRAFDKKGLFFKKRGVQLSVTFKKPLQFTEEHSIADIQAFIEKHVGINKAPQTLPHQQKKFGVA
- the pckA gene encoding phosphoenolpyruvate carboxykinase (ATP), which encodes MQEQGVKSALSGIAELGITEAAKVYWNLSAAELIERAVRSEGATLTDTGALMCDTGKFTGRSPKDRFIVRDAKTENTVWWGDINIAFSPEKFDALYEKMIQSLKGRELFVRDAFAGADPEYRLNIRVVNTTAWANLFCNNLFMRPTVEELKAHRPDFTIIQNPDFFADPAVDGTRQGNFAIINFTRKIILIGGTAYTGEMKKSIFSILNYLLPQERGVLSMHCSANIGQDGDTAIFFGLSGTGKTTLSADPNRPLIGDDEHGWTDKGVFNFEGGCYAKVIDLTEEKEPQIWHAIKFGTLVENTRFYEGTRQVDYTNNSVTENTRAAYPIHYIDNAVEPSVGAIPKNIFFLTCDAYGVLPPISKLSKGQAMYHFISGYTAKIAGTEMGVTDPQKTFSACFGAAFLPLHPTKYAEMLGRKMEENSVNVWLVNTGWTGGGHGVGSRMKLPFTRAMITAALNGSLEKVSYEEHPIFGVQMPTTCPEVPTQILNPRKTWANPADYDQQANALANAFVKNFEKYADFANDEILAGAPKATVTQS
- the phbB gene encoding acetoacetyl-CoA reductase translates to MLFPKILLVLYLLNPYFHIGKLPNTMDNNKEKMVALVTGATGGIGTSICKKLHDEGYIVVAQYRSRDKAEEWNESLKRDGYDLPLVKADVSDFDAVTKMFEEIKRRVGTVDILVNNAGITRDGSFRKMSFEQWKDVIDTDLTSVFNCCRMAIEDMLTSGYGRIVNVSSVNGQRGQFGQVNYSAAKAGMHGLTKSLAMEVARKGITVNTISPGYIATDMVMAVKEEIRNQIIEGIPVGRLGTPEEIAHLIAYLASDMAGFVTGANFAINGGQHVY
- a CDS encoding M50 family metallopeptidase; translated protein: MHSSQSDLKNLSPQEKENASSMLLLLGAGLLTIILWNVPYGQFILYPFTILGTWFHEMGHGLTAMLVGGTFHKLELYPNGSGVAYSSLAEGSRLGRAATAAGGLIAPALFGVLLIILGKKRKWAKAGLLGLGGFILLSVLIWVRSLFGFGIMTLLGAAIITIAVKGKDGLRFFMVQFLGIQAWASMYMSVDYMFSDKAHVGGAVHLSDTAAIADQLFLPYWVWGGLISIFAILLLLVSLWVAFRKG
- the thrS gene encoding threonine--tRNA ligase, whose protein sequence is MQTTQEIKVSLPDGSLRPYPQGTNALDVAKSISEGLARNVLAAEVNGQIVDLTRPLPAQATLKLLTWNDEGGKMAFWHSSAHLLAEALEALYQNVKFAIGPPIENGFYYDVDFGGAPFSSDDLPKIEAKMAELAKQKSDYIRKEISKTEAVAYFTQKNDPYKLELLEGLEEGSITFYTQGNFTDLCRGPHIPNTGAIKAVKLTNVAGAYWRGDEKRQQLTRIYGISFPKEKELKEYLEKLEEAKKRDHRKLGKELELFTFSERVGLGLPLWLPKGTLLRERLEQFLRKEQIKRGYDPVVTPHIGHKNLYITSGHYEKYGADSFQPIKTPAEGEEFFLKPMNCPHHCEIYKSRPRSYRDLPLRLAEFGTVYRYEQSGELHGLTRVRGFTQDDAHLFCTPEQVKEEFKNVIDLVLYVFKVFGFQDYEAQVSLRDPENKTKYVGKDELWDLAERQIKEAAEEKGLKTRIEYGEAAFYGPKLDFMVRDALGRKWQLGTIQVDYNLPERFELEYMGSDNKPHRPVMIHRAPFGSMERFVAILIENTAGNFPIWLAPEQFTILPISERFHDYAQQVLRRLKAQDLRGSIDERGEKIGRKIRDAEVAKTPYMLIVGEKEAEEGKIAIRKKGEGDLGTMSIDEFIRYFIEVVDKELA